One Rhizoctonia solani chromosome 2, complete sequence DNA segment encodes these proteins:
- a CDS encoding Ras opposite protein yields MASLIEQVRKRFLDAIQSVNPPGRWKVLVVDDHSKRLLSAVLKDNDVLQENVTLIESINTHRGEQSLEAMYLLMPTSQNVDRIIDDFSQGRKRYGGAHLFFIDGLPEPLLNHLVNSPAEPHLRTLQDLYVNFAALEQRIFSIRSPSFFFSMYAPHKEVPATTFNPRRAEAAHVSPQQAAVSAVREGLDNDLRFMAKSVSDFSALALSWELGCITPMHEQIVNVCIMMNENPLIRYYVPSHHPPLGPLGNPPEQQSAVAQPEGSSRWRSAMATNMRASSAASENDEHISKRLAQFVQREMDEYRKANHDFPKVIPGETNRQRSVLFITDRSMDPVAPLMHEFTYQAMATDLLPIEGGTRYRYKFENSRGIREEKIATLAETDLVWTATRHMHLLAANEKLKADFNKFLEDNAVFRGADQSLNGVKDMLAGLPQYQETWEQFSLHLNMAGECNKLFDQNNLSAVADVEQNCATGETAEGKVPKSVVEDLVLLLENRNLSSTDKARLIGLYIMYRDGVSDEDKRRLYQHARLSNMDQDAVNALTYLGTRIGAADRDIKRKLKQKAAANYEYDQSRYQPMLQTVLEDHFSGKLDQSVFPYVRDAPPAAAPLGSSLGSFRSSPAPTPTTAAPTSLRSQKPSWHKAPPPGGRNNADALKQRVFVFVAGGMTYSEMRTAYTMSALQNKEIFIGSTHPMNPARFISDLRAISMDGVGSAAIPDGLPKPTDRQIPYQEYYDRRQMQPPRVEPPRGPTHQASSSSLGSGGGGGGEKLKKDKEKKKRGLFHF; encoded by the exons ATGGCCTCACTCATTGAGCAAGTACGAAAAC GATTTTTGGATGCTATTCAATCTGTAAATCCCCCTGGAAGATGGAAAGTCTTGGTTGTCGACGACCACTCCAAGCGCCTACTGAGCGCTGTTCTGAAAGACAACGATGTGCTTCAAGAAAATGTTACTT TGATCGAGAGTATCAATACTCACCGTGGCGAGCAATCGCTTGAGGCGATGTACTTGCTGATGCCTACCAGTCAAAACGTTGACAGAATCATCGATGATTTCTCTCAAGGCAGGAAACGATACGGAGGCGCGCATCTCTTCTTTATAGATGGACTCCCTGAGCCCCTACTCAATCACCTCGTCAACTCTCCCGCTGAACCTCATCTCCGCACTCTCCAGGACCTCTATGTCAACTTTGCAGCTCTCGAACAACGTATCTTTTCAATTCGTTCCCCATCTTTCTTTTTCAGCATGTACGCTCCTCATAAAGAGGTTCCAGCCACGACATTCAACCCAAGACGAGCAGAGGCCGCGCACGTATCACCTCAGCAAGCTGCTGTCAGCGCCGTGCGTGAGGGATTGGATAATGATTTGAGGTTTATGGCCAAGTCTGTGAGTGATTTCTCGGCTCTTGCTCTTTCTTGGGAGTTGGGTTGTATAACACCAATGCACGAACAGATCGTCAACGTCTGCATCATGATGAACGAGAACCCCCTGATTCGATACTATGTCCCTTCACACCACCCACCCCTTGGCCCCCTAGGTAATCCCCCTGAACAGCAATCCGCAGTAGCTCAACCAGAGGGCTCGAGTCGATGGCGTTCAGCGATGGCAACTAACATGCGAGCGTCATCCGCTGCATCCGAGAATGACGAACACATATCCAAACGGTTGGCACAATTTGTACAAAGGGAGATGGATGAATATCGTAAAGCAAACCATGACTTCCCA AAAGTCATACCGGGTGAAACAAACCGACAACGATCAGTGTTGTTTATCACAGATCGTTCGATGGATCCAGTTGCGCCTCTTATGCATGAATTTACGTATCAAGCCATGGCTACAGACTTGCTTCCTATCGAAGGGGGCACACGATACAG GTACAAATTCGAGAACTCGCGAGGGATCCGCGAAGAAAAGATTGCCACTTTGGCTGAGACCGACTTAGTCTGGACTGCTACACGGCATATGCACCTTCTCGCTGCCAACGAAAAACTCAAGGCTGATTTCAACAAGTTTTTGGAAGACAATGCTGTGTTTCGTGGCGC TGACCAATCGCTCAATGGTGTCAAAGATATGTTGGCCGGACTCCCTCAATACCAAGAGACCTGGGAGCAG TTTTCTCTGCATTTGAATATGGCAGGGGAATGCAACAAATTATTTGATCAGAACAATCTGTCGGCTGTCGCTGACGTTGAGCAG AATTGTGCAACTGGTGAAACAGCTGAAGGAAAAGTTCCCAAGAGCGTGGTCGAGGATTTGGTGCTCTTGTTGGAGAATAGAAACTTAAG CTCAACGGACAAAGCCCGACTCATTGGACTCTACATTATGTATCGTGATGGTGTATCTGATGAGGACAAGAGGCGTTTATACCAACATGCACGACTATCAAATATGGACCAGGATGCAGTGAATGCCTTGACCTATCTCGGTACACGCATA GGAGCCGCGGACAGGGATATCAAACGCAAGCTGAAACAAAAAGCTGCAGCAAACTACGAGTATGATCAATCAAGGTACCAACCGATGTTGCAGACTGTTCTAGAG GATCACTTTTCCGGAAAACTCGATCAAAGCGTGTTTCCCTACGTTCGGGACGCTCCTCCTGCGGCAGCTCCACTGGGTAGCTCGCTGGGTAGCTTCCGGAGCTCTCCTGCACCCACACCTACTACAGCGGCCCCAACATCCCTCAGGAGCCAAAAA CCTAGTTGGCACAAGGCGCCGCCGCCTGGAGGTCGCAACAATGCTGATGCTTTAAAGCAACGGGTCTTTGTATTTGTGGCCGGTGGCATGACTTATTCTGAGATGAGAACGGCATACACTATGAGTGCTCTACAAAATAAAGAGATCTTCATTG GCTCCACCCATCCAATGAACCCAGCCCGCTTCATCTCCGACCTACGAGCTATCAGCATGGACGGAGTCGGGAGCGCGGCGATACCCGACGGACTGCCCAAACCGACAGACCGACAGATCCCATATCAGGAATACTACGATCGTCG CCAGATGCAACCTCCACGGGTTGAACCGCCAAGGGGACCAACTCACCAAGCTTCATCGAGCTCATTGggaagtggaggtggaggtggaggagaaAAGCTGAAGAAggacaaggagaagaagaagaggggaTTGTTCCATTTCTAG
- a CDS encoding Tuftelin-interacting protein 11, with protein MARRKRFLEDDSSDDSEIDDEYSDPNEDPDERAERLLHQDPYQRGKRRRRGRGKESATYGVFGESEDEDPKAGKRADITKAPAFVSSKPTVLETEAIPDIPVAVAKAGSSDDDDDDDGDDDGGEDAEDASESDSASDSSDPIRPASPHLHTREPSDEPADKPVGLGGGGQAAFRAMFAQSGEPSSSSSLGGIGARGGIGAKGGIGARGGIGSGGTGASTPAEDEAPRSQRSFVRTEAPPPVQRAELTGTEKQHFAKISGGFGARMLASMGWEAGTGLGANRQGIITPIESKLRPQKAGIAYKGFSEKTDQSKREAKRKAKMEGKAVSSDEDEPSMGKKKKSKAKFGDDHREGAEKPAWKRPKKSKIRVEHKTYEEIVRDAGVDTATAGVGQIIDATGAVLREVGSITEISGWAPTSDTTRLLEIRHNIRMIVDLAKGDLDGLAREGRAINERKKWVDNEEKRLRGKVSEEADLIARLQRVHLVVDEISAKAKAISQEPEPGSKLEEFTPYFDQLLMEYSGEYERYRLDEIVVASIAPALRRVMAEWDPLRDPTAFTDIFRRWKKAFRLKQPSESTALITGDLMASTTGVSNQTQMTPYESLLWTVWLPRVRSSINNMWSATEPDSALALFDGWRDLLPPFIHDNVLDQLIIPKIQKAVSEWNPKNAAQSLQAIVFPWLSHVGLRMEDLVGDAKRKVRSSLRGWKVGDGLPKDLIPWKDIFGTKDWDNVLLKYIVPKLSSTLREDFAVNPRSQDLGPLHAVLEWAGIIRDSIIARVLEAEFFGKWLSTLHVWLTSKKPNFDEIVEWYQFWKKKVFPEHLLEHSSVASGFERGLQLMNSAMALGPNAAAKLPKPDLTRDPLTPGTTVGGKSKVANGTVRPQPSHTADVSFRTIVDEFAAAHNLLLMPTQRTHERSRMPLYRVSNNASGKGGILVYLLDDVVWTGEADDWKPVSLEEMVLRATKKQ; from the exons ATGGCCCGCCGCAAACGGTTTCTTGAAGACGACTCGAGCGACGACTCCGAAATTGATGACGAATATTcagatcctaacgaggaccCAGATGAACGCGCGGAAAGACTACTTCACCAAGATCCTTACCAACGGGGCAAGCGCCGAAGAAGGGGGAGAGGCAAAGAAAGTGCTACGTATGGCGTGTTTGGGGAGAGTGAGGACGAGGATCCCAAGGCCGGAAAACGAGCAGACATAACCAA AGCCCCAGCATTTGTTTCAAGCAAACCGACTGTACTCGAAACTGAGGCTATACCAGACATTCCAGTGGCTGTTGCAAAAGCTGGTTCGtccgacgacgacgacgacgacgacggaGACGATGATGGCGGGGAAGACGCTGAAGACGCCTCGGAATCAGACTCAGCCTCTGACTCTTCGGACCCCATCAGGCCAGCTTCACCTCACCTTCACACGCGCGAGCCGTCTGATGAGCCGGCAGACAAACCCGTTGGGCTAGGAGGGGGTGGACAAGCCGCATTCCGTGCAATGTTTGCTCAGTCTGGCGAGCCATCCAGTTCATCTAGTCTTGGTGGGATAGGTGCTCGCGGCGGGATTGGTGCCAAGGGAGGCATTGGTGCACGCGGTGGAATTGGTTCTGGCGGTACCGGTGCCTCTACTCCCGCCGAAGACGAAGCCCCCCGGTCTCAGAGATCTTTTGTCCGCACCGAGGCACCACCACCAGTTCAGCGTGCTGAGCTCACTGGTACTGAAAAGCAACACTTTGCTAAGATCTCTGGTGGATTCGGTGCACGTATGTTGGCCTCCATGGGCTGGGAGGCCGGTACAGGTCTTGGTGCCAATCGGCAGGGTATTATCACCCCCATAGAATCTAAACTAAGACCTCAGAAGGCTGGTATCGCTTACAAAGGGTTTTCAGAGAAGACGGATCAGAGTAAAAGGGAGGCTAAGAGAAAGGCTAAGAT GGAGGGCAAAGCTGTTTCATCTGATGAAGATGAACCGTCGATGGGcaaaaagaagaaatccaaagCCAAGTTTGGAGACGACCACAGGGAAGGTGCCGAAAAACCTGCATGGAAGAGGCCCAAAAAGAGCAAAATTCGTGTCGAACACAAGACGTATGAGGAAATTGTGCGCGATGCAGGTGTGGACACAGCAACAGCGGGAGTTGGCCAGATCATCGACGCGACGGGCGCCGTG CTTCGTGAAGTGGGCTCCATAACAGAGATTTCCGGCTGGGCACCCACCTCAGACACAACCCGCCTGCTTGAAATCAGGCACAACATCCGCATGATTGTAGACCTTGCCAAAGGTGATCTCGACGGCCTTGCACGAGAAGGCCGAGCTATAAACGAACGAAAGAAATGGGTCGACAACGAAGAGAAGCGTTTGAGAGGCAAAGTCTCGGAAGAAGCTGATT TAATCGCCCGCCTGCAAAGAGTGCATTTGGTCGTCGATGAAATCTCTGCTAAAGCAAAAGCTATATCTCAAGAACCAGAACCCGGCTCGAAACTCGAGGAATTCACACCTTACTTTGATCAACTCCTCATGGAATATTCGGGCGAGTACGAAAGGTATAGGCTGGACGAAATAGTTGTTGCGTCCATCGCGCCAGCG CTTCGCCGTGTAATGGCAGAGTGGGATCCGCTTCGTGATCCCACCGCGTTCACGGACATATTCAGGAGGTGGAAAAAAGCATTTAGATTAAAGCAGCCATCTGAGTCCACCGCATTGATCACTGGCGACTTGATGGCATCAACCACCGGAGTCTCTAACCAAAC GCAAATGACACCCTACGAGAGTCTTTTGTGGACAGTGTGGTTACCTCGCGTCCGCTCGAGTATCAA TAACATGTGGTCTGCGACCGAGCCCGACTCTGCCCTGGCACTATTCGATGGCTGGCGAGACTTGCTCCCACCGTTCATACATGACAACGTGCTGGATCAGCTCATTATACCCAAAATACAAAAAGCTGTCTCTGAatggaaccccaagaacgcAGcccagtctctgcaagcgatCGTGTTTCCCTGGCTGTCGCATGTTGGGCTAAGGATGGAAGACCTTGTGGGGGATGCAAAACGAAAAGTACGCTCGAGTCTTCGCGGGTGGAAGGTTGGAGATGGTCTTCCGAAAGATTTAATTCCATGGAAAGAT ATTTTTGGGACCAAGGACTGGGATAACGTACTCCTCAAATATATCGTACCCAAACTCAGTTCTACCCTTCGCGAAGATTTCGCTGTCAACCCACGTTCCCAGGACCTGGGACCTCTGCACGCTGTACTGGAGTGGGCAGGCATTATACGCGATTCAATCATTGCACGCGTGCTCGAAGCTGAATTCTTCGGGAAATGGCTATCGACGCTACACGTGTGGTTGACTTCAAAGAAACCTAATTTTGACGAGATTGTGGAATG GTATCAATTCTGGAAAAAGAAGGTTTTCCCCGAGCACCTGCTAGAACACTCGTCCGTTGCGAGCGGATTTGAGCGTGGGCTGCAGCTCATGAATTCTGCAATGGCGCTCGGGCCCAATGCCGCCGCCAAATTACCCAAACCCGATCTGACGAGGGACCCCCTCACACCTGGAACGACAGTTGGTGGCAAAAGCAAAGTCGCAAATGGTACTGTGCGGCCACAGCCTTCGCATACTGCGGACGTGTCTTTCAGGACCATTGTTGATGAATTTGCTGCGGCTCACAACCTACTCCTGATGCCAACGCAAAGGACCCACGAGCGCTCCAGAATGCCGCTCTATCGTGTCTCTAACAACGCGAGCGGAAAAGGCGGAATATTGGTTTATCTATTGGATGATGTGGTTTGGACTGGAGAGGCAGACGACTGGAAGCCCGTGTCACTGGAGGAAATGGTCCTGAGAGCAACGAAAAAACAATAG
- a CDS encoding transcription factor IIIC subunit delta amino-terminal protein, whose amino-acid sequence MSLISSLLLDDSPLSASTDVLKYSPDGQIAVVTRGAIYIVTPDLSSSPHIEKDIFRGDRLGWLKTAIHDIGITKAWSDGRTGPRKEWNTLSLATAENVWQAVSWSPSGLNRLGGCLLASLTNNLQVIIWAPVKNPLTGEWSKVADITEYQISSYGGDDEITAEDLQKCQSCSIAWSDSLHKEEAFPSTAPCHSLLAVGARSGDVSFFRWDLKADAARYCFSSKVADAWITKLTWSNWRLENRTGSSQFVQASLACGLSNGSVWVLNIKQELDGREQYSVDSTLVAEPDSRSITAMTFVESNSKTHRLLAIAKPGFIALCTLPTLSENDMAEDPSLDIIKLSSPRTSLASSAVSTCVGMQYIASNDSMVVILAEGSTITITGISQKARVIEQEESGTSTYNLSKAVRRVTGIAENRPLESTEYARIYGVQFMETESYVLWGQEVLHSYDLSFRIQATSKIRICLVKLWRPEEDTNTRLVSSLGGSLLSYNLVASYSPGVILKQILFELLEDESVVSVAPHMLPVLAPEWGLTNLNQFADEGHTSLTIDDPFTGQTRLKLSLVQLLVNRVSLPENLIVELRSLERTLMQTAVALRIHTVVERIISSAESDEFENAGILRFIHASQFCPIPGSVSQRFQNMRKQGQDYARRHDSSLTYLSNDERDTLDLSRATDLGETCPACQQVVLFQNLAQARCHTGHVWERCATSFRLLASLGSLTCSGCGRKSLDHNPQILAEPGTHCVMCGNRYFRAI is encoded by the exons ATGAGCTTGATTTCGTCGCTGCTACTAGACGATTCTCCACTGAGCGCGTCTACTGATGTTCTGAAATATTCACCCGACGGTCAGATAGCTGTCGTTACTCGTGGCGCCATTTATATAGTG ACACCAGACCTCTCTAGCTCTCCCCATATTGAAAAAGATATTTTCCGTGGAGACCGCCTGGGCTGGTTAAAAACGGCTATCCATGACATTGGAATAACCAAAGCATGGTCTGATGGCAGAACTG GGCCACGAAAAGAATGGAACACGCTTAGTCTCGCAACCGCAGAAAACGTCTGGCAAGCTGTTTCTTGGTCGCCTAGTGGACTCAATCGGCTCGGAGG CTGTCTACTTGCGTCTCTAACAAATAACTTGCAAGTCATCATCTGGGCACCTGTCAAGAATCCGTTGACGGGAGAGTGGTCCAAA GTTGCGGATATAACAGAATATCAGATCTCATCTTATGGAGGGGATGATGAAATTACTGCAGAAGATTTACAAAAATGCCAATCATGCT CAATTGCGTGGTCCGATTCGCTCCATAAAGAAGAAGCATTTCCATCCACGGCCCCTTGCCACTCACTCTTGGCAGTCGGTGCGCGCTCAGGGGACGTATCCTTCTTTCG CTGGGACTTGAAGGCAGACGCTGCTCGTTACTGCTTTAGCTCTAAGGTAGCCGACGCCTGGATCACCAAACTTACTTGGTCAAATTGGAGACTGGAAAATAGAACAGGTTCTTCTCAGTTTG TTCAGGCATCCCTTGCATGCGGGCTTTCAAACGGTTCTGTATGGGTTCTCAACATAAAGCAAGAACTGGATGGACGAGAACAATATTCTGTGGATTCGACTCTGGTTGCTGAACCAGACTCGCGATCGATCACGGCTATGACCTTTGTTGAGTCGAATTCTAAAACCCAT CGTTTACTTGCTATAGCAAAGCCAGGTTTTATAGCCTTGTGCACTCTTCCTACTCTGTCAGAGAATGATATGgctgaagacccttccctgGATATTATAAAGCTATCATCCCCTCGTACGTCTTTGGCATCTAGTGCGGTTTCGACTTGCGTAG GGATGCAATATATCGCATCCAATGATTCAATGGTTGTCATCCTTGCGGAAGGGTCAACAATCACAATTACCGGTATCTCCCAGAAAGCGCGCGTAATAGAACAAGAAGAGAGTGGGACATCTACGTACAATCTTAGCAAAGCCGTACGAAGAGTTACTGGGATAGCGGAAAACCGACCCCTCGAAAGTACTGAGTATGCTAGAATATATGGGGTGCAGTTCATGGAAACGGAGAGCTACGTTCTTTGGGGACAAGA AGTGTTACACTCGTACGACTTGTCCTTCCGCATTCAAGCCACGTCTAAGATCAGAATTTGTCTTGTTAAACTCTGGCGACCCGAAGAAGATACGAACACCAGATTAGTTTCTAGTCTCGGTGGCAGTTTATTGAGTTATAACCTTG TTGCATCGTATTCTCCTGGAGTAATACTTAAGCAGATCTTATTCGAATTATTAGAGGACGAGTCTGTTGTTTCCGTTGCGCCTCATATGCTTCCGGTTTTAGCTCCGGAATGGGGCTTAACAAACTTGAATCAATTCGCCGACGAAGGTCACACCTCTTTAACTATTGATGACCCTTTCACTGGTCAAACACGCCTTAAACTCAGCCTCGTACAGCTACTTGTG AACAGGGTTAGCCTGCCCGAAAATCTCATTGTGGAGCTCAGGTCATTGGAGCGGACACTTATGCAAACTGCTGTTGCTCTCCGCATACATACAGTAGTTGAGCGAATAATATCATCTGCCGAAAGCGATGAATTTG AGAACGCTGGTATCCTACGTTTCATCCATGCATCCCAGTTTTGTCCTATTCCTGGCAGTGTCTCACAGAGGTTCCAGAATATGCGGAAACAAGGGCAAGACTACGCTCGAAGGCACGATTCTAGCTTGACATATTTGTCAAATGATGAGCGAGACACGCTGGACCTTTCTAGAGCGACCGACCTCGGAGAAACGTGCCCGGCATGCCAGCAGGTTGTGTTATTTCAGAACTTGGCACAGGCTCGTTGCCACACAGGCCACGTTTGGG AGCGATGCGCAACCAGCTTCCGGCTGTTGGCCAGTCTTGGTTCACTAACCTGTAGTGGCTGTGGTCGCAAATCACTGGACCACAACCCGCAAATTCTCGCTGAGCCGGGAACGCACTGCGTGATGTGTGGGAATCGCTACTTCCGTGCAATCTAA
- a CDS encoding glycoside hydrolase family 43 protein, whose translation MGYQNPIIPGFNPDPTILRTGDDYFVATSTFEFFPGVPIYHSKDLIKWTTIGHAFNRPNQLMMRGTAPSGGIFAPTLRYNKGYYYLITTWFDIINPPDNVTRIPRSMYVKTKNIFDETQWSDPVYVDQWGFDPDLFFDDDGKVYFSSTFGANDFGHPNSGYFSIFTSEIDIKTGDSLTESRFSHQSPLPLDTPRLAEGSHIYKINGTYYLMTAEAGTEVQHRAMSYRSKVGPYGPWEESPYNPIVFNGRNLSQPILSTGHADMVQTPNGDWWAVFLGTRPQNPTNSSGRPQLGRETFLAPVQWTKDGWYTINGGKDITFDMPGLYNLDTPKVWKDSLKGGFADKNYYTVRTPYKAFHTFPKTGGLNIRGNIYSLSDRETAAAFFRKQSDISTVFSTKVKFTPTSTRHEAGITIYLSIHYHNEIGITINPGSNKTAIFATTRSGENATANTTYVDLPNGVNEARLFIKAEPSKYSLGYATGNGEPTYIASVDSKWLQAYLQGWQNFVGSHFGIYASSNGLPILQSANFAYIQTERQ comes from the exons ATGGGCTATCAAAACCCCATCATTCCAGGATTTAATCCGGATCCAACAATTCTGCGGACGGGTGACGACTATTTCGTTGCTACGTCTACTTTTGAATTCTT CCCTGGTGTTCCAATTTACCATTCTAAAGACCT GATCAAATGGACGACCATAGGACATGCATTCAATCGTCCCAATCAGTTGATGATGCGAGGCACAGCTCCAAGCGGTGGAATTTTTGCCCCAACACTTCGGTACAATAAAGGTTATTACTACCTCATAACCACCTGGTTCGACATTATAAATCCCCCGGATAATGTCACTCGTATCCCACGTTCGATGTATGTAAAGACTAAGAACATATTCGACGAGACCCAGTGGAG CGACCCGGTATATGTCGACCAGTGGGGTTTTGACCCAGATCTCTTTTTTGATGATGATGGAAAG GTTTACTTCTCTAGCACTTTTGGCGCAAACGATTTTGGGCACCCCAATTCTGG GTATTTCTCCATCTTTACGAGCGAAATCGATATTAAGACAGGAGATTCATTGACTGAGTCCCGCTTCTCTCATCAATCACCATTACCACTCGATACACCTCGACTGGCAGAGGGGTCACACATCTACAAAATTAATGGGACCTATTATTTGATGACTGCTGAGGCGGGTACAGAAGTGCAGCACCGTGCCATGAGTTATCGCTCCAAAGTG GGGCCATACGGACCATGGGAAGAAAGCCCATACAACCCCATCGTATTCAACGGTCGTAACCTCTCCCAACCAATTCTCTCAACTGGACACGCGGATATGGTTCAAACACCGAATGGAGACTGGTGGGCCGTCTTTCTCGGCACTCGCCCACAAAATCCGACCAACTCGAGTGGTCGACCTCAGCTTGGACGAGAAACCTTTTTGGCACCTGTGCAATGGACGAAAGACGGATGGTATACGATCAATGGCGGGAAAGATATCACTTTTGATATGCCAGGGTTGTATAATTTGGATACGCCAAAGGTGTGGAAGGATAGCTTGAAAG GCGGTTTCGCGGACAAGAACTATTACACCGTTCGTACGCC TTACAAGGCATTCCACACATTCCCCAAGACTGGAGGTCTTAATATCAGAGGCAACATATATTCCCTAAGCGACCGTGAGACGGCAGCGGCCTTTTTCCGTAAACAGAGCGACATTTCGACCGTTTTCTCAACCAAAGTCAAGTTTACACCTACTTCCACCCGGCACGAGGCAGGAATCACAATTTACCTCTCAATACACTATCACAACGAGATCGGTATCACTATCAACCCTGGGTCAAATAAGACGGCCATTTTTGCAACGACCAGGAGCGGAGAGAACGCGACTGCTAACACGACATATGTGGACCTTCCAAACGGGGTCAACGAGGCAAGACTATTCATCAAGGCTGAGCCGAGCAAGTATTCTTTGGGGTACGCGACCGGTAATGGCGAACCTACGTACATAGCGAGTGTGGACAGTAAATGGCTTCAGGCTTACCTACAAGG ATGGCAAAACTTCGTCGGCTCGCACTTTGGTATTTATGCGAGCAGTAATGGATTGCCTATTCTTCAGTCTGCG AACTTTGCTTACATTCAAACTGAAAGACAATAA
- a CDS encoding glycoside hydrolase family 43 protein has product MASTDAPAPAPTVESQATNPLTSKFTGAERKAVDELRTRLPLLLGEAYPDKSDASSAPFEIWGLNLYPERVDDARLDVVLVKFLRARALDIDEAGKMLVATLKWRAEFRAADTINEQFDENVFGKLGYVHGKDKEGRPVTYNVYGGDQDLKAIFGDTERFLRWRVGLMERGLREIDFVNVDSMVQVHDYAGVSMTSRDANSKKAAADASKLFQDYYPELLAAKFFVNVPAILNWIFWLFKPLVSAQTLAKMKVVGTGPQTIGKEMLPLVAADQLPTQYGGQSTLGGA; this is encoded by the exons ATGGCATCCACAGAcgcaccagcaccagcaccGACAGTCGAATCGCAAGCCACGAACCCTCTGACCTCGAAATTCACCGGGGCCGAGAGGAAAGCTGTTGACGAACTGAGA ACCCGTCTCCCCCTTCTACTAGGTGAAGCGTACCCCGACAAGTCGGATGCAAGTAGTGCGCCATTCGAGATCTGGGGGCTGAACTTATATCCCGAGCGGGTGGACGATGCGAGACTTGATGTAGTTTTGGTCAAGTTTTTGAGAGCCAG AGCCCTAGATATAGACGAGGCAGGTAAAATGCTCGTTGCGACGCTCAAGTGGCGGGCCGAGTTCCGAGCTGCTGACACAATTAACGAACAATTTGACGAGAATGTATTTGGAAAGTTGGGTTATGTACACGGGAAGGATAAGGAAGGACGACCGGTAAC GTACAACGTATATGGTGGGGACCAAGACTTAAAGGCCATTTTTGGAGATACCGAGCGGTTCTTGAG GTGGAGGGTTGGATTAATGGAGCGTGGCTTGCGAGAGATTGATTTTGTAAACGTAGATTCAATGGTACAGGTTCACG ATTATGCTGGTGTGTCCATGACTTCTCGCGACGCAAACTCGAAGAAGGCGGCGGCCGACGCATCCAAGTTATTCCAAGATTATTATCCTGAACTCCTGGC TGCCAAATTCTTTGTCAACGTTCC AGCGATCTTAAATTGGATCTTCTGGTTGTTCAAGCCGCTCGTATCGGCACAGACGTTGGCCAAGATGAAAGTGGTCGGAACTGGTCCTCAGACGATTGGGAAAGAGATGCTACCGCTCGTCGCAGCCGATCAACTGCCGACTCAGTATGGTGGACAATCGACCCTGGGTGGCGCCTGA